The following proteins are co-located in the bacterium genome:
- a CDS encoding bifunctional oligoribonuclease/PAP phosphatase NrnA, translated as MSEGPTVDFDGAAALIGGARRLFLATHVNPDGDAVGSTAALAHLASGRGAEVVCYCPDPVPAPYRFLVGAELFTRDLGFLDAADAVVVIDCSDIWRLGPEHNRILARKERVVLIDHHTDVTPFGGVNMVDPTAAASGVLVYELLGRLGWPVDVPAAEGLYAAIDTDTGGFRYPNTDARCLRITAELIELGLKTDRVAHRVYESHRFERYRLLGLALKTLERELEGRLALISVTLEMLSQTGADVEDTDDIVDYARGIEGVEVGAFLREDPGGLVKLSLRSKGGVLVNELARLIGGGGHPCAAGARFEGTLAEARRWVIETVRSAMDGGPEG; from the coding sequence ATGAGTGAGGGCCCGACAGTAGATTTCGACGGCGCCGCGGCTTTGATAGGGGGCGCCCGCCGCCTTTTCCTGGCCACCCACGTCAACCCCGACGGCGACGCCGTTGGGAGTACCGCCGCCCTGGCCCACCTGGCCTCGGGGCGGGGCGCGGAGGTCGTCTGCTACTGCCCCGATCCCGTCCCGGCGCCCTACCGCTTCTTGGTCGGGGCCGAGCTCTTCACCCGCGACCTGGGTTTCCTCGACGCCGCCGACGCGGTCGTGGTGATTGATTGCAGCGACATCTGGCGACTGGGCCCGGAGCACAACCGGATTCTGGCGCGCAAGGAGAGGGTCGTCCTCATTGACCATCACACCGACGTCACCCCCTTCGGCGGTGTCAACATGGTGGACCCGACGGCCGCCGCCAGCGGCGTGCTGGTTTACGAGCTCCTCGGGCGCCTCGGCTGGCCGGTGGACGTGCCCGCCGCCGAGGGCCTCTACGCCGCCATAGACACCGATACCGGCGGATTCCGCTACCCCAACACCGACGCCCGGTGCCTGCGGATAACCGCCGAGCTTATCGAGCTGGGCCTGAAAACGGACCGGGTGGCGCACCGGGTCTACGAATCCCACCGCTTCGAGCGCTACCGCCTCCTGGGGCTCGCCCTCAAGACGCTGGAGCGGGAGCTGGAGGGTCGGCTGGCCCTGATCAGCGTCACGCTGGAGATGCTTTCCCAGACCGGCGCCGACGTGGAGGACACCGACGACATCGTGGACTACGCGCGCGGAATCGAGGGGGTCGAGGTGGGGGCTTTTCTGCGAGAGGATCCGGGCGGGCTGGTGAAGCTGTCGCTGCGGTCGAAGGGCGGCGTGCTGGTGAACGAGCTGGCCCGGCTCATCGGCGGCGGCGGTCATCCGTGCGCGGCCGGGGCCCGATTTGAGGGGACCCTCGCCGAGGCCCGGCGCTGGGTCATCGAGACGGTGCGCTCCGCCATGGACGGCGGACCGGAGGGGTAG
- the rbfA gene encoding 30S ribosome-binding factor RbfA, with protein sequence MGKRTLQVGKLIRSTLADLILEMRDTRVKEVTLTDVVISTDLLYAKVYVDVFGDEADAARAVLALERASGYLRRGLAERLNLRSTPELRFIFDNDLRRSERVSRLLRDTEEPGDE encoded by the coding sequence ATGGGTAAACGTACACTCCAGGTGGGCAAGCTTATCCGGAGCACCCTCGCCGACCTCATCCTCGAGATGCGGGACACCCGCGTCAAGGAGGTCACCCTCACCGACGTCGTGATCTCGACGGACCTCCTCTACGCCAAGGTTTACGTGGACGTCTTCGGCGACGAGGCGGACGCCGCCCGGGCCGTCCTGGCGCTCGAACGCGCCTCCGGGTACCTGCGCCGGGGCCTGGCGGAGAGGCTGAACCTGCGCAGCACGCCGGAGCTGCGCTTCATCTTCGACAACGACCTGCGTCGGAGCGAGCGGGTTTCCCGCCTGCTCCGCGACACCGAGGAGCCGGGGGATGAGTGA